In Streptomyces sannanensis, the DNA window ACGTCAGCCCGATCATTCTGTCCGGCGACATGCACTGGACCATCGCCCAGGATTCGCTGCTCGAGATTCCGCGCGCCGACAGCCCGATTGTGGGCTCCGAGTTCATCGTGACGTCCATAACGTCGACGGGTGACGGACCTGGAAGTCAGTCCACGAAGGACGGATGGCTGAAGAATCCCTGGGTGAAGTATGTCGATGGCTACCGTGGATACATCCGCTCCGTGATCACACCACAGGGCGTGTCCAGCACCCAGCGTGACGTCCAGTACATCACGCGGCCCAACGCCCCGATCTGGGACGCACAGCACTTCCACATCGAGGCCGGGAAGCCGGGCATCCAACTCGCCTAGCCTGCAAGGGCCCTTGAGGCGCAAAGTGTGAGGTACGGGGGCGCGGCGGCCGTGCGCCGGCCGCGCCCTCGGCCTCGCCTGTCGCGAGCGGTCAGTGGCCCCCTGCGGATGCCGGACCATGCGGGCGCGCACTCGACCTGGGCGCGCTCCTCGAGCTCTGAGCGTCACCGCACGCCGCAACGACGGACCTACGCCTGTGGCTGCCAGACGTAACGGACGTCCGGCTCGCGTTCCTCGTTGTTCCGGCCGTCCGTGCGCTCAGCCTCGGTGAACCCATGCCGCTCGTAGAACCGTTGTGCCGGTTCGTTGACCTGGAACGTCCACAACTTCAGGCCTCCCGGCCGCTGTTGCTTGGCCAGGGCCACGAAACGGTCGCCCAGCCCCCGGCCGCGCCACGACGGATCGAGGTAGAGCTGTTCCAGCTCTTCGCCGTCGAGCACCAGGAGTCCGACCACGCGGTCCTCCGCGGTCGCCACCCAGGTCTCGTACTTCGGCACGACCACGTACGAGAACCAGTCCCGCACCTCCTGGTCGGTGTGCGCGCGGCGCACGGTCGGCAGGGCGGCGGCGAAGGAACGCAGCCATACGTCGGCGACATCGGCTGCGTCGGAGTCGACCGCACGTCGGAGGACGAGCTCGTCACTGTTCACAGCGCGGGACCTTCGCAGATGGACGGTGCCGGTGCAAGCGAATTGGCCCCGGACTCCGCCTGTACCTCCCGGCCGGCCGTCCCTCGGCGGCTCCCTGAGCCGGCCGATTCGCTGGCCCGTCTCTCAACCTGTCGGGGTCGGCCACCTCGCCGGCTGAGTGTGCTGACCGGCCGGCTCAGCGGGCTCGGTCGTAGACGAGAGCCAGCGCGCCGTGTTCGCCTACGGCCTGGCTGACGAGCGTCCACTGCCCCGTGGGCAGGTCGTCGTCGAAAAGCCGCGGCCCACCACCGAGAAAGACCGGAAAGGTCGTGAGCGCCAGCCGGTCGACCTTGTCGGCCGCCAGCAGCGCCTTGATGATGCTCACGCTGGAGAGCACGAGAATGTCACCGCCTTCGGTCGCCTTGAGGTCGACGACCACCTCGGCGGTCGGCTTGTCGACGATCGTGGTCCGCTCCCACAGCGCCTCGCCGAGGATGGAGGAGAGGACCACCTTGTCGGTGTCGACGAGCCACTTGGCGAAGCTCTCATCGCGCGGGTAGCTAAGCGTGACCGTGGGGGCCACGGCATGCGACGCGCCGTGGCTCCCGGATTCGGTGCCGGCATCAGCTCCGTCAGCAGGGACGGTTGCTGTTGTTGAGCGACACGCTGGTCGAGCCGCCGTAGCCGGACAGCGTCAGGGTGTTCGAGCCGGAGACGGGCACAAGGTAGTTGGTCGGCGTCAGGGTGACCGTGACTCCGGCCGGTATGCCGCTCGGAGCGGACAGGTCGACCTGCTGCGTGGTGCCCGACGCGCTCGGGACGTAGCTCGAGTCCGAGCTGACCTGGAGGCCCATCCAACTGGTGATGCTGACGGTGAACTTCCAGGTGCTGCCGGCCGGTACACCGGTCGTCGAGGTGATGGTGAAGGCGAGCTTTCGGTTGAGGGCCGGTCCGACGCAGGTCCGGCCCAGCGTCGCATCCTGAATCCCCACCGTCGCACTCGCGGAAGCCGGGGCCGCACTGGCCGCGCCTCCGCCGGCCAGCATGGTCGCAGCGGACACGGCAAGCGTGCCCACCGCGGAAAGAAGGCGACGGCTCGCCGGCCTCTTGGTCATCTGCATTCCAGCTCCTCCCCGCCGCACATGCGGCGATCCGGAATCCCGGTCCCGCACCGGGACCGGGCCGTGCTCGGGCATGACGGTCACGATCTCCCCCGCAAACCCGGAGCAACATAACGAGCCGGAGGTGACAGGGGACGGGAATCCGTAAGCCTTCTCACCTAAACCCGATTGACCAATAAACCTGATTGGCTGACTTTTTCTCTGGCGCTGCGCACATCGGATCAGGGCCGGCGGTCACGTTCCGGGAAGAGGGTCCTGTTCGACCTCGTGACGGCGGGTCCTGATGTCCGGCTGCGGGGCCGGGTGCAGCTTGGCGTCGCACCCCGGGCCGAGGCCGGTACGGCGGGAGGCGGCGCCGGTGAGCGGGCGGCCGCAGAGGCGACACCAGACCGGGCGGCGGCCCGCAGGCGGGGATGGCTCTTCCTCGGATTCGAATAGCTGCACCTGATGTGTCTACCAGGCGGGCCGGCCCGCCGTAGAGTCGCTTCCCATGACGGCGACAGCCCAAGAGGCCTTCCTGCGTGGCTTTCATGCCCAACACCCGGCGGTGACATCGCGTTTCATGGCACGCGGCCGGGCCGCCGACGGCCGCTCCAGCTACGAGATCCTGCGGGACCGGGTCCATGGACGCCGTCGTGTTCTGGATCTCGGCTGTGGCGATGGCCTGTTGCTGGAACTCCTGGCCGGGTCCGAGTCCGACGAGCGCGAGGTAGCCGGAGTGGATCTGTCGCCCGCCGAGCTGGAACTGGCCCGTCGGCGGCCTTTGTTGGCCGATGCGGCGTTGCTGGAGGCAAGGGCGCAGGACCTTCCGTTCACCGACGGAAGTTTCGACGCGTGCGTCTCCCACATGGCGTTGATGCTGATGAGCGACGTCGAGCAGGTCGCTGCGGAGGTGGCCCGGGTACTGAGACCCGGTGGTGTGCTGGCCGTCGCACTGGGGGGCGGGGCCGTCGGAGGCGAGGCGTACGAGCTGTTCCTCCGGCTGCTCAGGCCCGTTGTCGAAGCGGTTCCTCCCGGGCAGCGGATACCCACGCTGGGCGACAGGCGCACGCGGGACCGCGACGGGCTCGACGCGGTCCTCGGGCCGGCCGGATTCATGCCGGTCGGGTGGGACACCGTCCGGATCGATCTCAGCGGCTCGATCGAGCAGGTGTGGGAGACCGTGTCGGGTCTGTACGACCTCGGGCCGCTCGACGCACGAACCATCGGAACGTTGCGTGCGAGGTTCGCCGCCGAGGCTCGAACGGAAGCGCGGTCGGACGGCACCATCGCATGCGCCATGAAGGCGCACATAGCGACATCGCGACTGAGGTGATTCCGTCGAGAGAGCGGCCGTGGGCCGGCCGAGCTTCAGGCGTGAGCCTTGTTCAGGCGGCGTGGACCTGGCAAAGGGCGCAGCACACGCGCCCGCGTCACAGCGCCACGTCGTCCCATTCGCCGAGGAGGATGTCGCCCAGGTCCGCGCCGGGTTCTCCCGCGCCGTTATGGAGGGCCTGTTCGGTCCAGATGACCTTGCCGCCGGAGGTGTAGCGGGTGCCCCAGCGCGAGGCGAAGCGGGCGACCAGAAACAGTCCGCGTCCGCCCTCGTCCGTGGTGGCCGCCCGGCGCATGTGGGGTGAGGTGCTGCTGCTGTCGGACACCTCGCAGATCAGGGTGCGGTCGTGCATCATCCGTACGCGGATCGGCTCGGTGCCGTAGCGGATCGCGTTGGTGATCAGCTCACTGAGGATCAGTTCGGTGGCGAAGCCGATCTCGTCCAGCCCCCACACCTCCAGCTGCCGGCCGCATGCGGCGCGCACCGGGGCGACCGCGGCCGGGTCGGAGGGCACGTCCCAGCCGACGACCTGGGCGGGGTCGAGCAGGCGGGTGCGGGCGACCAGCAGGGCGATGTCGTCGCTGGGGCGGGCGGGTAGCACGGTGTCGACGACGGCCTGGCACAGCTCCTCCGGGGTGCCGTCTGCGCGCCCGGCCAGCGCTGCGCGCAGGAGGTCGAGTCCGGTGTCGATGTCGCGGCCCCGGTCCCGTACGAGGCCGTCGGTGAACAGGACCAGGCCGCTGCCTTCGGGCAGGCGCAGCTCGGCGGTCTCGAAGGGCCCCCCTCCCAGGCCCAGGGGCGGCGAGGCGGGGACCTCGGGGAAGTCCACGCTGCCGTCGGGACGGATGAGCGCGGGTCCCGGGTGACCGGCCCGCGCCACGGTGCAGAGGCCGGCCACGGAGTCGTAGATGGCGTACAGACAGGTGGCCCCGGTGACGCTGCTGCCGTTGTCGCCGCCTGCTTCTTCCTGATCGATGCCGGTGACCAGTTCGTCGAGGTGCGCGAGGAGTTCGTCCGGGGGCAGGTCGAGGCCGGAGAAGTTGTGGACGGCGGTGCGCAGGCGGCCCATGGTGGCGGCGGCATGCAGGCCCTGGCCGACCACATCGCCGACGACGAGGGCGACCCGGGCCCCGGGGAGGGGGATCACGTCGAACCAGTCGCCGCCCACGCCGGCCTGTGCCGGCAGGTAGCGGTAGGCGACGTCCAGGGCGCTCTGCTCGGGCAGGCCGCGGGGCAGGAGGCTGCGCTGGAGGGTGACGGCCATGGTGTGTTCGCGGGTGTAGCGGCGGGCGTTGTCGATGCTGACCGCGGCACGTCCGGCCAGCTCCTCGGCGAAGGAGACGTCCTCCTCCCCGAACGGCTCGGGGGTCTGCGCACGCCAGTAGTTGACCATCCCCAGGGTCACGCCCCGCGCCTGCAGCGGTGCGGTGATCAGCGAGTGGAACCCGTATTCCAGGATCTTCGCGGTCAGTGCGGGGTCCTGGGCCCGCCAGCCCGGTGCACCGGCCAGGTCGGGTTCGAGCACCGCGTGGCCGGCGGCCAGACCTGCGGCCATCGGCGTGCTCGGCAGCCAGGTGAGTGGCGTGCCCACCGGGTAGAGGGGCGGGTCCGGGCCGACCCCGCGGAGAGCGGTGCGGTGCATGCCCGCCGTACCCGACGGTTCCCCACCGTGCAGCACGGGGTCCAGCAGCTCGACGCTGACGAAGTCGGCGAACCGTCCCACCACGACCTGCGCCAGCTCCTCCGCGGTGCGTACGACATTCAGGGTGGTGCCGATCCGCACCCCGGCGTCGTACAGCAGCTGCAGACGGGTCCGCGCCGTCTCGGCCCTGTCCGACAGGGCGCGCAGTTCGGTGGCGTCCCGCAGCGTCGCCACACAGCCCAGAGGTCCTCCCTCACCCTCCGTGGGCCGTACGTTGACCCCCAGCAGACGATCCCCGGCCGGACAGACCTCGTCGGTGGCCGCCCGGCCCGACGTCAGAAGCTCGGCCAGCCCCGTGTCCAGGCCCAGCTCGGTGACGTGGCGCTGCTCCGCGTCCGGCGGCAGCTCCACCAGTCGGCGCGCCTCGTCGTTGGCCAGCAGCAGCCGACCGTCTCCTCCGACGATGAGGACGCCTTCCCGGACGGAGTGCAGGACCGCGTCGTGGTGCTCGTACATGCGGGTCACCGCTGCGGGGCCCAGGCCGTGGGTCTGGCGCCGCAGCCGCCGGCTCACCAGAGCGGCGCTGCTCGTGGCCAGGACGA includes these proteins:
- a CDS encoding dihydrofolate reductase family protein encodes the protein MAPTVTLSYPRDESFAKWLVDTDKVVLSSILGEALWERTTIVDKPTAEVVVDLKATEGGDILVLSSVSIIKALLAADKVDRLALTTFPVFLGGGPRLFDDDLPTGQWTLVSQAVGEHGALALVYDRAR
- a CDS encoding DUF6011 domain-containing protein; the encoded protein is MQLFESEEEPSPPAGRRPVWCRLCGRPLTGAASRRTGLGPGCDAKLHPAPQPDIRTRRHEVEQDPLPGT
- a CDS encoding class I SAM-dependent methyltransferase, yielding MTATAQEAFLRGFHAQHPAVTSRFMARGRAADGRSSYEILRDRVHGRRRVLDLGCGDGLLLELLAGSESDEREVAGVDLSPAELELARRRPLLADAALLEARAQDLPFTDGSFDACVSHMALMLMSDVEQVAAEVARVLRPGGVLAVALGGGAVGGEAYELFLRLLRPVVEAVPPGQRIPTLGDRRTRDRDGLDAVLGPAGFMPVGWDTVRIDLSGSIEQVWETVSGLYDLGPLDARTIGTLRARFAAEARTEARSDGTIACAMKAHIATSRLR
- a CDS encoding GNAT family N-acetyltransferase, whose product is MNSDELVLRRAVDSDAADVADVWLRSFAAALPTVRRAHTDQEVRDWFSYVVVPKYETWVATAEDRVVGLLVLDGEELEQLYLDPSWRGRGLGDRFVALAKQQRPGGLKLWTFQVNEPAQRFYERHGFTEAERTDGRNNEEREPDVRYVWQPQA
- a CDS encoding SpoIIE family protein phosphatase: MALAVLLIFATLVGLVLQARHEIVRDARNQTLAVATAFASAPGTAAAMTSAHPTAVLEPRVLAAQKASGVDAVVAFSPSGIRYAHPDPRLIGKHLVGAVPKLDKPITETTNTSVGPSVITVAPVTTADGKVVGGVGAGIKVGNVNDVLYQRLPVLLIASGVAVVLATSSAALVSRRLRRQTHGLGPAAVTRMYEHHDAVLHSVREGVLIVGGDGRLLLANDEARRLVELPPDAEQRHVTELGLDTGLAELLTSGRAATDEVCPAGDRLLGVNVRPTEGEGGPLGCVATLRDATELRALSDRAETARTRLQLLYDAGVRIGTTLNVVRTAEELAQVVVGRFADFVSVELLDPVLHGGEPSGTAGMHRTALRGVGPDPPLYPVGTPLTWLPSTPMAAGLAAGHAVLEPDLAGAPGWRAQDPALTAKILEYGFHSLITAPLQARGVTLGMVNYWRAQTPEPFGEEDVSFAEELAGRAAVSIDNARRYTREHTMAVTLQRSLLPRGLPEQSALDVAYRYLPAQAGVGGDWFDVIPLPGARVALVVGDVVGQGLHAAATMGRLRTAVHNFSGLDLPPDELLAHLDELVTGIDQEEAGGDNGSSVTGATCLYAIYDSVAGLCTVARAGHPGPALIRPDGSVDFPEVPASPPLGLGGGPFETAELRLPEGSGLVLFTDGLVRDRGRDIDTGLDLLRAALAGRADGTPEELCQAVVDTVLPARPSDDIALLVARTRLLDPAQVVGWDVPSDPAAVAPVRAACGRQLEVWGLDEIGFATELILSELITNAIRYGTEPIRVRMMHDRTLICEVSDSSSTSPHMRRAATTDEGGRGLFLVARFASRWGTRYTSGGKVIWTEQALHNGAGEPGADLGDILLGEWDDVAL